The following are encoded in a window of Arctopsyche grandis isolate Sample6627 chromosome 2, ASM5162203v2, whole genome shotgun sequence genomic DNA:
- the LOC143922849 gene encoding uncharacterized protein LOC143922849, producing the protein MDNTHTLSYGNEDTSNDDSCVKETRRTVEDSRTGTKKMTLGHHIDDRAHVIEREQNVQSGDLKERKEFINIDKEEADDFNHEFKQRSHRAAAAQARGRLMPARQTPLLALPATPPTTSNSAGVRHTYGSVHPQKSKQRGHKSHHNNANDY; encoded by the coding sequence atggataatacccatactctttcctatggAAACGAAGATACATCAAATGATGATAGTTGTGTTAAAGAAACCCGACGAACAGTTGAAGATTCTCGTACTGGCACGAAGAAGATGACTCTCGGTCACCACATCGACGATAGAGCACACGTAATTGAACGTGAACAGAACGTGCAGTCGGGTGATTTAAAAGAACGGAAGGAGTTCATCAATATTGACAAAGAAGAAGCTGATGACTTCAATCATGAATTTAAGCAACGTAGTCATCGTGCAGCTGCAGCTCAGGCTCGTGGTCGTTTGATGCCAGCTCGTCAAACACCGCTTCTGGCTTTGCCAGCAACACCGCCTACCACATCAAACAGTGCTGGTGTTCGTCACACGTATGGCTCAGTTCATCCACAAAAGTCCAAACAGAGAGGTCACAAGAGCCACCACAACAACGCCAACGATTATTGA